A segment of the Solanum lycopersicum chromosome 9, SLM_r2.1 genome:
TGAGGATATGATCTCTCAAACaatttaaacttttagatgAAATCACTtcaacattcaacattttattgTCTTGTTAATTTCCAATATAAATTCTTCTTTCCCATATTTTATTGCgttgagttttattttattttaaatctttgtTAGTTTCTAATTTCAAGGTTACACTAGAAAAATTTATTGAATCTTGATGTATACACCTACATCCGATTAACCTTAAGGACATTATCTTTAACATGCCTCAAACTATAAGAACTTTtgtaatcaaatatttttcgtAAGATTTTCAATACACGAATTGAAAATCGAAAATTCAATTAGAAGTTTCCATACACATAATTTATGTCAAAAATATTAAGTTATTGTTTTTGTGACACTTTTAGTGTATATATCATTTTGCAGGTATTTTCATAATGACTCAAGTTCTTTCAACAAATGCTCAAACTGTATGCCCATATGAAGTTATTGATTTTGCTTGTTCAGATGCAGAATTACCACATTGTCAATCACTTTGCCATGTTGTATTTGGAGATAATTTTGTTACTTCAGAGTGTGTGCAGCAACTAACAGGACCAGTTTTTTGTACTTGCTTCTACAAATATGACAAGCCAACATGTCCAACACCAAatgtaaaatagaaaatttacatatttttctatgaatattttcataattagaTTATATGGATATGAGAAATTTActtgttttacttttatttaaaacgATATATGGATCGCGTGATTAAAAACAAGTTATTATACAATGATTTCTACTGTTGAAACTGATGTTATCAAGAAATGGTTATGTGTTTTAATAGGAGTGTTGAAATTGATAATTATGAGTTTGATGTATATAATTCAGTGAAGCTATATgtaacaatataaatataatgttcTGACTGTCATCCATACTATTCGATAATATAGATTCACAAGTTGCGTTTGAgattaaagttttaaatatttaggaATTTATACATTTGTTCTCCTTTCATCCTACAGTAACATGATGATCTTGCTAATTCTATATCGAAACAACTATCAACCAAGCTTGAGTTAACCTTTTAAGTTTGTTTATCTCTATTTTTTGTCTAACCAAACTTGTTGATGTTTGACACGTTGTTGTAGTGTACTAGTAAGAGTGTTTCAACCTTAATCAGAAGTCTCGAGTTTGAGCTTGGCTATTGAAAAAATCCTATTGGAAGCGCCACCACTAAATGGTCCTGGCAGAGCGCGATTCAGATATAGCCAGAGTTCTAACATGGGATTCGTACATCGGatggaaaactaaaaaaaaatataaaattcacatATTATCGAATTTAGTCTAAGTTACAATGTGGTCTCCTTTTGCAAAATgagaaaccaaaaataaaatccataTACCATTTGATGCTTTTGTGGTCTTACTCTTGAGCCACATACAAACAGGTAGAGAAATCAGAATGAACATGAAATTTGGATTTTTAACTGTCAATGGATTGGAAGATATGTTTATAGCTGTGTTGAAAAACTGCAAGAGctcaatttttttgaagaaaattcatGCCCAAATTGTCAAGTTTTCTCTTACACAAAGTAGTTACTTGGTGACCAAAATGGTTGAGATTTGTGACAAAATTGGAGAAATAGAATATGCAAATTTGCTATTCAAACAAGTTGAACATCCAAATAACTATTtatacaactcaataatcagaGCTTATACACATAAACATAGATATATTTCATGTATCAATGTATATAAGCAGATGATGACATGTGCAATTTCTCCCGATGAATATACGTATCCATTCGTTATTAGATCATGTAGTGCAATTTTGCGTGTTGATGTAGGTGAACAGTTTCATGTTCATGTATGCAAATTTGGACTGTATTGTAGTAATGTGATAGCGAATTCGTTATTGGATATGTATGTTAAATGTGATCGAATGAGGGATGCACATATGGTGTTTGATGAAATGTCTGATAGAGATGTGATTTCGTGGAATAGTTTAATTTGTGGACATGTAAGGTTGCGACAAGTGAGGAAGGCGAGAGCATTGTTTGATGTAATGCCGGATAAGAGTATTGTTTCTTGGACTGCTATGATTTCAGGGTACACGAAAACGGGGTGTTATGGAGATGCTTTGGATGTTTTTAGGAGGATGCAAATGGTTGGTGTGAAACCGGATTGGATTAGTTTGGTTTCGGTTTTGCCTGCTTGTGCGCAACTTGGAGCGCTTGAGTTAGGGAAGTGGATTCATTTCTACGCGGACAAGTATGGGTATTTGAGGAAGACTTCTGTTTGTAATGCGTTGATGGAAATGTACGCGAAATGTGGAAGTGTAAACGAGGCTTGGCAGTTGTTTAATCAGATGTCTGAAAGAGACGTGATCTCCTGGAGTACGATGATTGGTGGCCTAGCGAATCATGGTAGAGCTCAAGAAGCGTTGAAGTTGTTTCATGAAATGCAGAGGTCTGCTGTTGAACCGAATGAGATCACGTTCGTTGGTCTTCTATGTGCTTGCGCGCATGCTGGTCTTTGTGATGACGGTTTGAGGTACTTTGACTCCATGAAAAATGATTACAACATAGAGCCCGGGATAGAGCATTACGGTTGTTTGGTTGATATTCTTGGGCGTACAGGACGTCTTGAACGAGCTCTTGCAATCATCAAGACCATGCCGGTTAAGCCCGACTCTGCAATTTGGGGTTCTCTGTTGAGTTCTTGCAGAACTCATCGCAATCTTGAAATAGCAGTTATTGCAATGGAACATCTGTTAGAGCTCGAACCTGAAGATACAGGGAACTACATTCTACTCGCTAACATTTATGCAGATCTCGGAAAGTGGGATGGTGTATCAAGGATGCGGAAGTTCATTAGAAGTAAAAGCATGAAGAAAACACCGGGCTGCAGTCTGATTGAGATAAACAGTTTGGTCCAAGAATTTCTATCAGGTGATAATTCGAAACCATTCTCAAAAGATATCCATGAGGTGCTAGAGCTATTAGCCTTACATCAAAGCAAGGAAAATGATCTAGTTGACACAACGCTCGAGTACTTAAGTCCATGAATATATCGAGGAGAAGTTGTCATTCTGAGTGCATCCGCTCTTTTCTTGTTCAAGTTTTTAGCACATTCGTTATGTGTGGAAGTTCCAGGAGGAGTAATTCAGATTTGTGGGATAAGCAAAGACGGGACGATGAACTAGAAAGCACATATGTGAGCCTGGAAGTCTAGGCCAGACACACAACAGAGTTCGATGCCTGAAATGAGATTCTACGAATACAAATTTCACTGATTTCGCAGGCATTGGTGACAAAGGTACATACTGCAATCTTTATGTGTAAACATAGGATTGAACCACTAGTATCCGTATGCAATCGCCAAGTAGTAAACAACTCATGATGTGATTTGCTTGTTGCCTTCAAAACAACGAGTAGGTCATTGTCGACATGTCTGCTTGCCCCTGTGAATGCATCATCAATCATCTCACCTATTGACCTATCAATGACAATATGTTGATCTTCTGGTTCTTACTTGTCTATGTTCTATCACTCTGCATGATTTCCGAGCCTCTGATCGATGTTATTCTTATAAAAAAAGGCGATGAGGGCATTTTCGGAAGTGAAATGAAGCTGTTGCCAGAGAAATATAAATCACCATAAGAGGAATCTATATATATGTTGCTGAAGCTTAATCCACAGAAGGTCACTCTAGACTGACTTAGATGCATCCAACATAAGTTCTGTTTTATTGTAAAACAAATTATTACTGTTGTTCCCGTTTATGTGATACTATTTCcgtttgtctttttttttaaaaaaatattatacttatAGATACTTATAATTAGTATTTTCTGTCATTGCgtataacttaaatttttattttatattgaaatcctaatataaatcattaactagaaggaaaaaagaaatcCTTTTCCTTCACTACAATAACTTCTTCAAAAAATCCTATTTTCcttaaaagaattattttctttttttaccttAATTAACTTATACGAAAATAAACCCTAATTATAAGCTCTTTCAATATATTTCTATACCACACTTCTCCAATAGCAGCAGATATTAGACATAATGTCAAAAAAGAAATCCACTAATGTTAATGTTCCATGTGATCTCTTAGTTTGCATTCTTACTAGACTTCCGATTAAATCTTTGTTACGTTTTCAATCTGTTTCTACGTCATGGAATGCTATAATCTCTACatatgaattcaagaaaacGATTCTCGACCAATCCAACGCGTTAGGACGTATAAAGTTATTGTCATCACAAGGATGTAATTGGGACAAATTCAAGTTTATAAACTTAGAATATCCCAACGTTACTATAGAGGGGCAAGAATTTCCACTGAAAGGATTCGAAAATGCTAATGTATTATGCTCATACGATGGATTGGTATTATTAAAAAACCCTAGAGCTTATAAGAAGTTTGTTTTATGGAATCCATCGACTAGACAATGCCAAGAGCTAGCATCATGTTCATACGTGAGGAAATATGTATTTCCTCGTGCATGTGGGTTGTGTTATGATTCTACCATCGATGATTACAAGGTTATATTGATTTATAACTCGTTTTATGTTGTTTGCTCGAACATGAATTACTGGAGGAAGCAAACAAATCTCCCTATATTAAATCAAGTTCTTCCTACTATAGAAGAAGAAACTAAATTTTGTTCATATGAATGGGCTGAAGGTGTTAATGTTAAGGGTTGTGTATATTGGTCTTTGCATCGAAAACTTCGTAAATTTGACTTGAACGTAAGTAGAAATTctactattatatattttgacgTGAAATCAGATGAACTGAAGATACTTTCGAAACCAAATATCATACGTAGTAATGATGAGTGGTTTCGTTTGACTAATATGAAAGATTGTCTTAGTTTATATGGTGGCATGACAAGTGGTGACAGTTTTGACCTAGATATTTGGACCATGGATGTAGATGGTTGGAAATGGTTAATGAAACTTTGTAATGTACCAACTATATGTTGCaaacattattttatcacaCATACTAAGTTTTTGTGTTGCAAAGAGAATGGTGAGTTGATATTTGTTGGACCAGGGCATCAAAATATCTCCATTTATAATCCTaaacaacaacaattttttgttaaaaaagagTATTTATATTGTGATGCTACATGTTTGGATAGCTTATGTTTTCCTAAAATCAATGTCATGATGaacaagaggaagaggaagTAGCTCACTCACTTCTTACTTTCGAGAAGAAATACAAATTTATCGAAAGGGATGACGATAGAGCGGCTGTGACTTCCACCTTAAGCTAAGCACCTAACCCGTGGGACGGGACCGAccttctcttttctttgtaaTTGGACTTGCCCGAAAGAAAGGAAGAGGTAGGTTAAGTACTTATTCCTTATTAGGGTTTGTTTCTTCATGTCTTGTTTCGTTTAAGTTATAGTCATGTCATGTCCTATActttttatttacatatttattgtttatgttgTTATGGTTAAAtactttctttttgtcttttttatgtgattttttcaacacttttcttattttttgcattttttaaaaaatttattagttcTACTTTTAATGTTGATCCATTTTGATTTTGAGGTTACTAATTTTAACTATTATGATTAATCATAGTGTAATATCAATGTGTGTgtatgtaaaatttaaattggtCACTTATCAATTGGCATCTTAGTTTTCCAATTAGTATTGATTAAGtgatgaaattaatttaataaaagtcACTTAGTTTTCCAATTAGTATTGATTTGGTGgtgaaattaatttgataaaagtcatttgatttgattcaatatttagaatttatttGGAACAAATGGCAATTTGTAACACCAAACGTCTTTAGtgacaatttaactttaaaatgtttattttatcagtataaaataatttataaccacacaaatattgaaaatttgtctttcttaaattttaaattgaattaaactatattatattaattaaaacaaaaaactaattttttttgtattttaatgaataataaatatattacaaaGTAGTCAATACACAAATAATATAATCTATCAAATTAAAGATCTACGAATCTAATTTTCAAGCCACTAAGTTTGCAGAAACTCAGAGTAAAACATTCGAACCGTTTTATCGGAGACTACCCAATATCTTCTAGAACTAAAATTCAAGCTATATAACTCTTATTtattagatataaaaataaaatgtctcATATTTGCATGAATATAAGCGCTCACATAAGATGCTAAATAATTTTGTCTAATCAAATACCTATTCTCATATTTCAAATATTGAATTctattcaataaatatattttaataataagtttaataatATTGTACTAgcatatatacaaattaaaaaacagataaaaataattaatattgatttaactaaaaaaaattagaaaaagtttGTCAAGTAAAGTctcctctatttatatattGGTCAACATAATGATATTATCATAATTACTGTCATTAAGAAAATTTCTAGTATTAAATATTTCTGTTACTACAAATTTAAAGTATAATCTCTTAAATATTTAGTATAAAAACTGATTGAACTGACTATTTTATtcacttaaaaaatattcatcaatgGAAAACTTTGGTGTCTATTCTATTTTTCTCATTACTTTCACTTATGGTATgtatacaattattataattttatttgcttTTCAACTTCAACCataattattttctcatttcATGTGTCAAGTTGCTTTTGAATtgcactttaaaaaaaaaaacttttttcttcattgagtttttccttcttgtgatttttgtattcttatactaattaaaagaaaacGATCTATCgtataaaaaaaactagaaaagaTCAAGATCTAAATTCTCGATCAATTGTTTTTGTGTTTCAGTGATATAGACAAAACTTAAATGATAGTCTAAAAAGAGATATGTATATACTAAATCAGCCGAGAtgttattgaaattattttaatttttttaaaaataatactattataatttcttaatattataatttttatttgctttTCTACTTGAACCATAATTATTTCTCATTTGTATCAAGTTGCTTTTTCATTgcactaaaaaaaaaactttttcttcattgagtttttccttcttgtgatttTTGTATTCTTATACTAATTAAAGGTAAAACGATCGAtcgtataaaaaaattatagaagattaaaattgaaattctcgatccattatttttgtatttcagtGCTATAGACAAAACTTAAATGATATTACTCTAAAAAGAGAAATGTACATAATAAATCAGTCGAAATGTCgttgaacttttttttaaaaataattttattatattttcttaatatttttttttaaaatttttgcagCTACATTGATAATGACACAAATACCCTCAACAAATGGAGTT
Coding sequences within it:
- the LOC101247663 gene encoding pentatricopeptide repeat-containing protein At2g20540 translates to MNMKFGFLTVNGLEDMFIAVLKNCKSSIFLKKIHAQIVKFSLTQSSYLVTKMVEICDKIGEIEYANLLFKQVEHPNNYLYNSIIRAYTHKHRYISCINVYKQMMTCAISPDEYTYPFVIRSCSAILRVDVGEQFHVHVCKFGLYCSNVIANSLLDMYVKCDRMRDAHMVFDEMSDRDVISWNSLICGHVRLRQVRKARALFDVMPDKSIVSWTAMISGYTKTGCYGDALDVFRRMQMVGVKPDWISLVSVLPACAQLGALELGKWIHFYADKYGYLRKTSVCNALMEMYAKCGSVNEAWQLFNQMSERDVISWSTMIGGLANHGRAQEALKLFHEMQRSAVEPNEITFVGLLCACAHAGLCDDGLRYFDSMKNDYNIEPGIEHYGCLVDILGRTGRLERALAIIKTMPVKPDSAIWGSLLSSCRTHRNLEIAVIAMEHLLELEPEDTGNYILLANIYADLGKWDGVSRMRKFIRSKSMKKTPGCSLIEINSLVQEFLSGDNSKPFSKDIHEVLELLALHQSKENDLVDTTLEYLSP